ACTGCAGCGATGGCACCTCTACAAACTCTGAGCTTGAGGAAACAGGCATAGCTGCCGGCGATGACCGCCCAGCCGACCGGGCCTTCAGAAACCTTCTCCACCCACGCCTGTCCCATGATTCTCTGTTCCGCCTCTATGGCACACCACCCAACCTAACCGGGCTGCCCAGGAGCGGGCCCCATGCGCCCCCTCACAGGGTACACCACGAACCCCTGTCCCCCTTCCCAGTGTCCCCTCTCCCAGGCCCTGGAGGCTTGCTGGCTCCTGCTCTTTCTCCAGCTCTCTCAATGACCCCCACATCTCACATACCCTACACACCTTCCCCATCCCTTTCACCCATGTTGGGATCCCACTTCTCGTTCAATCCAGAAGACATGAAGCGCTGCCTGCAAGCTCACACTCAGAGTGTCTACAATTATCATTTGAGTCCCCGTGCATTCCTGCACTACCCCAACATCATCATCCCCCAGCCCCAGCGCCCAGACAAGGGGCTAGGAGGGCCGGCAGGCATAGGTGCACACCTCCCAGGTCACCCTTTGCACCATCAGGCTGAGGAGCCTCATCTATCTACTTTCAAGTTTAAATTACAGCCACCACCTCTAGGCCGCAAACAAAGAGAAGGGCCAACCTCAGTTGTAGGAAACTCTGGAGGTTCGGCCGCTTCCTTCTTATACAGTGGTGAGCCTGGTTCTGCTTCTGGGCAGGGGTCAACTTCAGCCTCAGCTGGAATGATGAACCCAACCCCACCACCACCAGAGATAAAGGTgtgttttctttcctttgtggTTTTGCCATAGTTTTGATGGTGATCACATCAATTTATTAAGAACCTGTACTTTGCACTCAGCTTGGCTTAACACTTAAAATGGACTCAAAGGGCTCATTCACACAAGACAGGTTATTGCATTCAGAAACAGCTAGACGGGGCATAACAGGATTGAGCGAAGTGCATTTATAGATGCATTAAATCCCAGATAGCATTGTCCATATAATGTAATCACTTAATACACTTGTGATCCCACTCCCAGCTTCATCTGATTGGTTGAAACTTGAGTTTAAACCGATTAAGCATCAGTGCATCACTGACAGGGCTCTATCAGTGCACTTTTAACATTACTGTCTCCTCATGATGAATCAAAAGTGTTGTACTGCTTTTCTTGttagtcgctttgaataaaagcaactagtaaatgaataaatgctaATTTAATTGCTCAACCCTCTCTATAGCTGGTTAAAAAAGTGAAGTAATATTGAAAAATACAGTTGCctgtaacttttttatttttttattttttttattttttattttttttcacctttaGGTTGAGCCCATCTCAGACATGGAGTCAGAGGAAGAAGTTGAGGTCACCGACATAAGCGAGGAGGAGCATGAAGATGACGAGTGTGACGTCTTTACCCCTCCCCATTCCAATGGTTGCTCCGCCCATCCACCAAACCACGATCGAATGACCGATGATGACGATCTCGAGGAAGATGTCTTCAAGACTCCAGCTGCCCCTACTGCTGGATTTGGCCCGACACTTCTAGGTCTTAAAGTAGAACCTAGGGAGCTTAACTTGGGCCTGGGTGCTCCCATCAGTCCTGGAGGTACACGCTGCATTCCCCTCAAGCTGCGCTTTAAACGTCGCTGGAGCGAAGACCAGCGAATGGAGGCAGGAGCTGAAGAGGCCGAGGACAAGAAGAGTAGGGCTGAGAAGGAAGAGCTTACCCAGGAGGCAGAGCCTAAATTGGGGGAGGAAAATGGAGATAGAAAGAGTCCAGAAAGTTTGGTTGCACCCCTTGGGACGGGCCAGAGGAGGGTGAGCTCTGAGCTGCAGCGAGCGACTGCACAGTTGTCTTTAGAAAACAATGTTTGCTGAAGCAACGTGGTCAAACAGATAAATGTACATAGACAAAGCTGTCCTTCTTAAGGCGACTGCTTCACCATGCTCTCCAACTGCCCACAGAATTTACACACAGACCCATCTAACCATGCAACTGCTCAAGTCCATTCGACTCACTTGGAAGCCCAAACTAACATTCAAACAACTATACACAAAGGTTCGCCTCAAAGTGTTGCGACACTAAGAATTAGCAATACTTTCATTTTCTCTTATGAATATCAAGTAATAGAGCCCCTCCCTTACCGAATTCATTTCTTATTGATTGCTGTGTAGACCTTCACCATCCCAAGTTTAAGTCTGTAAAAACTTGGAAGCTTTTTCCCCAGCAGCAGCCCTTGGAAGGTATCCATTTTTGATTCGATTTGGGGATCAACTTATTGATTTCCAAATTCAAGAGATTACAGAAATGTCTGAACCAGATGTTGATGCACACCTGTAAAATATGTGTTGTGATATCTGATTGTAATTATAAATTGGTCTCCTCCTCATCTTGTTTTCCCCTTTTCATTCATCCCCATGGAATTTGGGGTCACAGTCCTGTGGACATTATCTCATGTTTAGCAGACACTCTTGGATAAAGTGAGAAGTGCAGGAGGATGTTGGGCGCACCCTTCAAACTCGATCATAGTTCTCAAACTTACCGAATACGGATGCTCTTCTCCAGGCAACATGCTATTTTTTTCATCGCTCACCAAGATTCAAGTCCCCCACCCAGACTTTCAAAAAACCACCTTGCCTTTTGTTTTCAAGTCAGGACCTTCGTGTTGTGTCACTGCCTTCAGAGTGGTTAATGCTTGAGTGCTACCATTGAAATGCTGCCTTCACTGCCATAGTGTCCAACCAAGACACCAGCTATCCGAGTTGTTCAGCAAGTTCAGCCTTTGCTAATGGGACCACTCAACAACCTCTTAACGTATCTTACACGTGTATATATAATGAGgatttgttttatatacaatAGTCCATCTACATGACCACCAGCTGTAAGACGAATTATGGATTGCATATGATTATTACTTCTCCACCTCttgatgttatttatttttttataatgcatttttaaccCATGATTGGGGATAAGTAGAAGGAACATTGGGGCATCATATAAGTAGGTGCAGGTGCTTAAAAAGCTATGAATGTGTTGGTGTGAACGTATGGTTTTAGTTTAAACGTTGTAATTCTTACTAAAACCATTTTTAAAATCCCATACACCCCTTTGGTTCGTAAAAAAGAGAATCACCATTGTTTAAGCGAAGATCTCAGGCATACCTCACCATATACCCTTCTTCTATTAAATAGGTCGTCTTTGAATATGAAGCCTTttaaagaacaacaacaacaacaaaaaaaatgtgcctttttatgtACAAACAGAAGACTTGACTCCCCAATGATTTTAAATAAGATGTGTTGCTTTAACCACGAtacatacaaactcacacacaggaGAGGCCTTAGAAACATGACCTCAAACACTGCTATTATGCCTTAGTTTTTTACCTGAAAAGAAACTATCCTAAATAAAATTGCATTAGAGTCCATATATTGTCTCACTTTATTGCAAGATAGTTGtttatatttgataaaaaaataaataaaaaaaaaacctcaaaacaCAGGTTTGGATATGAGCTATATTTCTGAAGGTAAATCTATATGAATATCTATGTAAGCAGAGTTTAGTTTCAGGGCCCTACAGTGATttactgtgaatgaaaagtgttGTTATAGACAAAGCTAAACATAACTGACCAATCATTGAGAACCTTGACTGGCACAGCTGTCCTTGGCCTTATAAGGTCTACATATATAGTTTGCTCACTCAGATCACGCACACGTCCTGTCgcatttgtgcatttttttcctCTGTCTCTCTGCAGTGTTTTAGTTGTAGGAGACCGTGTTTTATCTAACATGATCAAGATTGAACAGGTATCACTTTTTGGAGCACTCGAACATGCGCATGTCAATGTCGTTTGAGCACAACCAGCTTCTTTTGTAGCAAAATGTAAGGATATCCTAGTAAACAGTGATGTCGTGTTCTTGAATAATGTCATGACCATGTCCTTGAAAAAGGGACCTCATTTTAGTAAACAGTTTAAATCAAAGAAAGAGGAAAATCAGACACTTAGCCCTAATCAGAGGAGGAAATTTAGGACCTGGCACActccacttttttattttattttattttttacttttttggagtTTTATCTTCGTTTTACGGCCTTAAACCGGTATTTCAACTGACAGCTGCCTTATATTtgttagaaaatatttttttcctcttgtcTTTTCAATATAAACAGTgctgttttattataattttgtttatatTCCCATTTATATTATtgctggtattttttattttattttttatttttttttatctgaatttTAGCCTCAAGATGCCATTTTAACAAAAGCGTACTTCTCTACCCTCTTTGATTCCACAATATAAAAGTGCTCTGGCTTTGTATTAATGCTGGTTTTTAGTTGTATTTTAGAAAACCAGGTGAAAGGGGAGGGGGTGACATTATGCTATcacgttatttttattttattatgtcctttttggttttatatatatatatatatatatatatatatatatattccattttTGGGGATGATGTAAGAAAAAGACAGTTATTTCTTTAATGTGTTCAAGGTCTCATTTATGCTTCTCTCTTCTTTTCATCTCAGCGTTTAACACTTGTAAAGAGAGATGAAATTTGACATCACAAGCAACCCTATATACTTTTGTTTCTCTTGTGGTTTCTTTTTCTCTTGTAATTAAAACTGTAATCAGGGTTCATTAAAACAGGTAAAAGCGGATCTAGTGGTCTTGTCCTTTAATTTGCATCTGTCTGTTTCCTAATTTTACCCATGCTGAGCTCCATTTGTAATGGAGTCGGTATCTCACATTGCGATCAGTTGAAATGTATTTGCAAAGCGGCAGAAATAAACACTTAAAGAAACGGATAATATTTCTACATTGTcactacattaaatattttaagccTCAAAAGGtttactatggtaatacaatGAGCTAGTAGACATTGTACcatagtaattttttatttatttttcttgtgtACGTAGTGTCCCATAGTAATACTGTGGTTTTCTTTAAAATAGCCATGAGTACCATGTAAATGCCATGGTGTATGAATATGATCATCATACAAAACAGTGGCATTACTGTCTGTTACCATCGCTGTACCATGGCATGACTGCAGTACACTTTTGTAACTCCTGACACATTTACCCTGCTAACCATAGTTAACTGTATTTACTACTACACTTAATTATGACTCTCAAACTTTTAAACAGTGTAAGAAGCTTTCAGAAACAATTTTTGTTTGACACTTAACTGCCAGTTAGGTCTGcacgattatggcaaaaatcctAATTGCTGATTATTTCCTTTGATTATTCATTTCgattaatataatttacattaaaatatttcttttgtgTGGGGCAGTTGCATGCCATATTATGTAAGCTATGCATCAAAAACAACTTGAGAACTATGTTCCAGAattgcttttaatattttaattgaatgaaaaacaaaaagtgttgTTCATATTTTGAAATTGCACACCGTATAATTTGAGATAGTGAGAATTACTGATATGAATTTAGACTCATTAAACGTGTCAGATTTGGctttgcattcatgcacacatcAGCCCCAAAAAATGTCGTAAATAGGAAATTTTGACGCAAATAGAGCACatctaaatggaatgctgtaatcgACACTTCACAATTCTATAATTGTGACCACTGTAATTGtcgattattttatttatttttgattaattgtgcagccagtAGCCTACCAATTTGCCACAGATTTATTAACAATTACTGTGTCAACTGTGGTGTTTTGGGCTAAAACTAAGATTACCACGGTACGTTTTTGTACATTGTGTtgatgaaaataaagaaaaaagcttTTATGCATCATATCATCGTTTTGGACTTtattcaggttcaatacaagtgaagctcaatcgacagcatttgtagcataatgtgattaccacaaaaataatttcgacttaaaaaaaaaaaagcaataattgaggttacagtgaggcacttacaatggaagtcaatggggccaatttttggaaggtttaaaggcagaaatgtgatgcttataattttgtaaaagcacttatattaattcttctgttaaaactcgtgtattatttgagctattaagttgtttaaatcataatttttacagtcgttttagggtttgtttgaCAGTACATCGTCAAggaaacaaagttttaaaattgtctATTTAACGTTTAAAAcgtttcagtgacatcactttttcCCCACAGCCACCTCTGTACTGTTGATCCATGCCAAGGATTCATCTCCGTATGccagcgagtctgatgtgtgaccagcAAGTGCACATGTCTACAGGTACATCACCGTAAAAATGTCCCATTCAAAAGTTACACATGTTTGTGATCTGttctgatttggtcaaaatattacaaaacatctgtgatgatcctgtctgtatgaatgtaaatgctgcttttaactcatgaagaacacACAGAAAGCAACCTTGTCATATTAGTGAATATGaataatatgtttacattgtagtctggtggtgtgaaataaagtctgtgcttcacaATCTTATGATGTgatgtttattgactaacattagtatatacacattaaatatatactacatatttacattatagtgcttttttatttattacaatgtgttaacatgcatacctttatacagtctgggtgttatgaataacatcgtcctatgtgcctttccagtttaattgtatccgaaTCGATGGTGTTATAAATATTAGTGacacgtgtacagataactgacatgtctgaatacatgagcaaagacccacaagtgtttttatccctgctctcccccttcatcgctgcttTACTTGGCGAAATGAAGCCGTGtctcttaaaagataaaactttctTGAAAGAAAACTTACATTTAAGCTCTGGTAATGAAATGGCATTATcatcttttcaatatttataaatagaaacaaaaatgttGTCGAATTTTGCCGCATCCCAATGAAggtaaatggaattttggtcacaagcATGGGGGCgcagtcatacagtgacgtcacatgaaacaggtcagcttgcttcatgtgtgtttgtgactgacatatacagtatatagaactggatcgctgacacAACGCTAAACAGCCaacaggaggtgaagccaccagaagtgttcgagcggccatcttggtatgcccaaactgccaTAAAGCATCAGTGACTGACAGCCGAAAACACCCGTTTAACCGTCTCTGACCTGCGGCTACGACAGTTGCATTTTgtcctctagtgacaatcatgtttaatggttaATTCGCTTGTCATGGATCATATTCGTTACGGGAGAAGATACAACTTTCCTGGGActttgcatggatcaaaagcattttgaggtttttcttgatatcgtttgaCGGGTGTTTATCCATTGactgccattgtttcctcccgctgatggtcacaaatatggcagctatgggggaaaagtgacgtcactgaaacaggtcaatatctttacacagaaaaggttagtaagtgattttatcacactaaaatcatgttaacaggcatattgtttgcgtcttgtggctatacttttgaaacggtgagtattttaacgtttatggattaactccattcacttccattgtaagtacctcactgtaaaacagttttgcttttttaaagaaaaagtagGGGGAAAGTCGAAAAacattttgtggcaatcaatattatgccacaaatactgtcgattgagcttaacttgtattgaacctggaatattcctttaagcacagcTATGGAAAATGCTAAGTAATATCGGGTCAGTTTATCCGGACAGAAACAAAGACAGTTTAAACTCTTTTAGTTCTGTGcatcttttgttttgttgttacaaaaacaaaaagagctCAAAGAACAAGGGCTGTTATATTGGAGACCTGTTAGAGCAAAGCAAGATGCAAAAATGAACCAGGATTTGCTTTCCTAACTGACTGGAAATTCGTGTCGCTTAAAGACTGTTAACACTAATGTTTCTAAACCAACCTGACAGGGCATTTTAAATATTGGGGGTTGAATATGAAACAACAATTATATGTTTGAGAGGGAAACCTGGAACCATTACCTGTGTAACAGTTACGATTCTGGATCAGTTTTCACCTTTTGCACAAGTATGCTGACAAtatcttaacccttgtgcaaccttcgggacatttttgtctttttcatttttgttttgttgatcaCTTtggccaacggcataaatttagccaaaggtg
The sequence above is a segment of the Myxocyprinus asiaticus isolate MX2 ecotype Aquarium Trade chromosome 34, UBuf_Myxa_2, whole genome shotgun sequence genome. Coding sequences within it:
- the LOC127425040 gene encoding ETS domain-containing transcription factor ERF-like isoform X1 — translated: MKTPGDTGFAFPDWAYKPESSPGSRQIQLWHFILELLRKEEYHDVIAWQGDYGEFVIKDPDEVARLWGARKCKPQMNYDKLSRALRYYYNKRILHKTKGKRFTYKFNFNKLVLVNYPFIDMGSAGSGIPQSAPPVPSGISNHFRFPPSTPSDILSPSEELRSPGVFSGVTRRMARGSVSDCSDGTSTNSELEETGIAAGDDRPADRAFRNLLHPRLSHDSLFRLYGTPPNLTGLPRSGPHAPPHRVHHEPLSPFPVSPLPGPGGLLAPALSPALSMTPTSHIPYTPSPSLSPMLGSHFSFNPEDMKRCLQAHTQSVYNYHLSPRAFLHYPNIIIPQPQRPDKGLGGPAGIGAHLPGHPLHHQAEEPHLSTFKFKLQPPPLGRKQREGPTSVVGNSGGSAASFLYSGEPGSASGQGSTSASAGMMNPTPPPPEIKVEPISDMESEEEVEVTDISEEEHEDDECDVFTPPHSNGCSAHPPNHDRMTDDDDLEEDVFKTPAAPTAGFGPTLLGLKVEPRELNLGLGAPISPGGTRCIPLKLRFKRRWSEDQRMEAGAEEAEDKKSRAEKEELTQEAEPKLGEENGDRKSPESLVAPLGTGQRRVSSELQRATAQLSLENNVC
- the LOC127425040 gene encoding ETS domain-containing transcription factor ERF-like isoform X2, coding for MKTPGDTDWAYKPESSPGSRQIQLWHFILELLRKEEYHDVIAWQGDYGEFVIKDPDEVARLWGARKCKPQMNYDKLSRALRYYYNKRILHKTKGKRFTYKFNFNKLVLVNYPFIDMGSAGSGIPQSAPPVPSGISNHFRFPPSTPSDILSPSEELRSPGVFSGVTRRMARGSVSDCSDGTSTNSELEETGIAAGDDRPADRAFRNLLHPRLSHDSLFRLYGTPPNLTGLPRSGPHAPPHRVHHEPLSPFPVSPLPGPGGLLAPALSPALSMTPTSHIPYTPSPSLSPMLGSHFSFNPEDMKRCLQAHTQSVYNYHLSPRAFLHYPNIIIPQPQRPDKGLGGPAGIGAHLPGHPLHHQAEEPHLSTFKFKLQPPPLGRKQREGPTSVVGNSGGSAASFLYSGEPGSASGQGSTSASAGMMNPTPPPPEIKVEPISDMESEEEVEVTDISEEEHEDDECDVFTPPHSNGCSAHPPNHDRMTDDDDLEEDVFKTPAAPTAGFGPTLLGLKVEPRELNLGLGAPISPGGTRCIPLKLRFKRRWSEDQRMEAGAEEAEDKKSRAEKEELTQEAEPKLGEENGDRKSPESLVAPLGTGQRRVSSELQRATAQLSLENNVC